GAAGAAGATGAAGGTGAACGAGGCGTAGATCAGCGAGGTGACGGTGGAGCCGATGTAGCCGAAGCCCGCGCCGCGCGTGAGCAGGTCCATGTCCACGCCGTAGCGCGCCGCATAGATGCTGATGGGCAGCCCCGCCGCGAAAATGATCAGGCCGGTGGCCAGGATGGCCCAGAAGGCGTTGATGAAGCCGTACTGCACCAGCAGCGTGGCGCCCACGGCCTCCAGGATCAGGAACGAGGCCGCGCCGAACGCGGTGTTGGCCACCCGCCATTCGGACCACCGGCGAAAGCGCTGCGGCGTGAAGCGCAGCGCGTAGTCCTCCATGGTCTCCCGGGCCACCCAGCTGTTGTAGTCGCGCCGCACCTTCACCACGCGCTGCGGCGCGTCGTGCTCAATCGGGGGGGCGGCGCTCTCGTTCACAGCCATGCGGTGCAGATTTCATGCCACAGCGAGCCCGCCGCCGGGCCATCCGGCGCAGGGGCCAGGCACGCCTATTGCTCGATAATGAATCGAGACTCCTACGATTGCGGCCCATGGAACTGACGCCCCGCGAAAAAGACAAGCTTCTGATCTTCACCGCCGCCCTGCTGGCCGAACGGCGCCGCGCGCGCGGCCTCCAGCTCAACTACCCCGAGGCCGTGGCCCTGATCTCGGCGGCCGTGATGGAGGGGGCGCGCGACGGCAAGAGCGTGGCGCAGCTCATGAGCGAGGGCCGCAGCGTGCTCACCCGCGCCGACGTGATGGACGGCGTGGCCGAGATGATCCCCGACATCCAGGTCGAGGCCACGTTCCCGGACGGCACCAAGCTTGTGACGGTGCATCAGCCGATCGTATGAAACACCCCCAGGCTGCGCTGCGCTTCGCCTCCCCCCTGCCGGGGGCAACGCCAGTGGCCCGGCAGAGCCGGTTCCACGGCGTTTTCTGGAAAGGGCCGGCCTGCGGCGGCCCGCTGACATCCACTCGCATTCATTGGAGAACCTGATGCGCACTTCCCGTTCTGCTCTCTTCGCGCTGATGGCGTCTGTCGGCGCCCTGCCGCTCGCCGCGCTGGCCCACACCGGTGTGGACAGCGGCGCGCACCACGGCGCCCTGGCCGGCCTGCTGCACCCGCTGACGGGCGCCGACCACCTGGCCGCCATGGTGGCCGTGGGCCTGTGGAGCGCGCTGGCCGCGCGCCGCGCCTGGCCCGACCTGCTGTGGGCGCCGCTGGGCTTCGCGGCCATGCTGCTGGGCGGCGCGGCGCTGGGCCTGGCCGGCGTGGACGTGCCGGCGGTGGAGCCGATGATCGCGGCCTCGCTGCTGGTGATCGGCCTGCTGGTGGTGACGCGCCTGCGCGTGCCGGCCCTGGCGGCCGCGGCCATCGTGGGCGTTTTTGCGGTCTTTCATGGGGTGGCCCACGGCCAGGAACTGACAGGCAACGCGCAGGCCCTGCCCACGCTGGCGGGCATGCTGTGCGCCACCGTGCTGCTGCATGCCACGGGCATTGCCGCCGGCTGGGTGCTGCGCCACGCCCATGCCTGGCTGCCGCGTGCGGCGGGAGCCGCCGTGGCGCTGCTCGGCCTCAGCCTGCTGGCGCAACGGATCTGAAGGGCCAGGCCATGATTCCCGGAGAACTGCTCACCGACGGCGCCGACCACGTGCTCAATCCCGGCCGGCGCACCCTCACTTTGGTGGTGAAGAACACCGCCGACCGGCCGATCCAGGTCGGCTCGCACTACCACTTCGCCGAAACCAACGGCGCGCTCGACTTCGACCGCAGCGCCGCGCGCGGCATGCGCCTGAACATCACCTCCGGCACGGCCGTGCGCTTCGAGCCCGGCCAGCAGCGCACGGTGGAACTGGTGGACTATGCGGGCGCGCGCCGCGTCCATGGTTTCCGCGGACTCATTCAAGGAGCCCTTTGACCATGGCCACCATCGGACGCCGCGCCTACGCGGAAATCTTCGGCCCCACGGTGGGCGACCGCGTGCGCCTGGCCGACACGGAACTGATCATCGAGGTCGAGAAGGACTACACCCTGGCCGCCGGCGGCTACGGCGAGGAAGTGAAGTTCGGCGGCGGCAAGACCATCCGCGACGGCATGGCGCAGAGCCAGCACACGCGTGCCGAAGGGGCGATGGACTGCGTGCTCACCAATGCGCTGATCCTCGACCACTGGGGCATCGTCAAGGCCGACATCGGTATCAAGGACGGCCGCATCGCCGCCATCGGCAAGGCCGGCAACCCGGACACGCAGCCGGGCGTGGACATCGTCATCGGCCCGGGCACGGAGATCATCTCGTGCGAGGGCAACATCGTCACCGCGGGCGGCGTCGACAGCCATGTCCACTTCATCAGCCCGCAGCAGATCGAAGAGGCGCTGTGCTCGGGCGTGACCACCATGCTCGGCGGCGGCACGGGCCCGGCCACCGGCACCCTGGCCACCACCTGCACGCCCGGCCCCTGGAACATCGAGCGCATGCTGCAGGCGGCCGACGCCTTCCCGATGAACCTGGGCTTCCTCGGCAAGGGCAATGCCAGCCTGCCGGCCGCGCTGCACGAGCAGATCAGCGCCGGCGTGATCGGCCTGAAGCTGCATGAAGACTGGGGCACCACGCCCGCGGCCATCAGCAACTGCCTGGACGTGGCCGACGAGACCGACACCCAGGTGGCGATCCACTCCGACACGCTCAACGAGTCGGGCTTCGTCGAGAACACCATCGCCGCCACCCGGGGCCGGGGCCTCTGCGCCTTCCACACCGAGGGCGCGGGCGGCGGCCATGCGCCCGACATCCTGCGCGTGGTGGGCGAGGCCAACTTCCTGCCCAGCTCCACCAACCCCACCATGCCCTACACGGTGAACACGCTGGACGAGCATGTGGACATGCTCATGGTGTGCCACCACCTCAATCCGGCGATTGCCGAGGACCTGGCCTTCGCCGAGAGCCGCATCCGCAAGGAGACCATCGCGGCCGAGGACATCCTGCAGGACCTGGGCGCGATCAGCATGATGAGCTCCGACAGCCAGGCCATGGGCCGCGTCGGCGAAGTCATCCTCCGCACCTGGCAGACCGCGCACAAGATGAAGCTGCAGCGCGGCACGCTACCTGAAGACTCGGCGCGCAACGACAACTTCCGCGCCAGGCGCTACGTGGCCAAGTACACGATCAACCCGGCCATCGCCCACGGCATCAGCCACGAGGTGGGCAGCATCGAGCTCGGCAAATGGGCCGACCTGGTGATCTTCAAGCCCGCGTTCTTCGGCATCAAGCCCGCGCTGATCCTCAAGGGCGGCTTCATCGCCTACGCCGCCATGGGCGACCCCAACGCCTCCATCCCCACGCCGCAGCCGGTGCACTACCGGCCGATGTTCGGGGCCTTCGGCGGCGCCATCGCGAAAACCTCGCTGACCTTCGTCTCGCAGGCCGGCCTGGCGGCCGGTGTGAAGGAGCGCTATGGCCTGGCCAAGACCCTCAGCACGGTAAAGAACGTGCGCCAGGTGCGCAAACAGCACATGATCCACAATGGCTACACGCCCCGGATGGAAATCGACCCGCAGACCTACAGCGTGCGCGCCGACGGCCAGTTGCTGAGCTGCGAGCCGGCGACCGTGCTGCCGATGGCGCAGCGATACTTCCTGTTCTGATGCTTCAAATCTCCAAACTCATTCCAGGCGGTCACGGGCTCGCGCCCGTGCTCGTCAAACGCGCGTCCACCGTGGAACTCGACTGGGACGTGCGCCAGAAAAGCCGCTTCGACGCCACGGATTCGCAGGGCCGCCAGCTCGGCGTGTTCCTGCCGCGCGGCACCGCCGTGCGCGGCGGCGACGTGCTGGTGGCCGAAGACGGTTCGCTCATCAAGGTGCTGGCCGCACCGCAGCCGGTGCTGGTGATCACGCACTGCGGCGAGCACGGCACGCCTTTCGATCTGGCGCGCGCGGCCTACCACCTGGGCAACCGGCATGTGCCGCTCGAACTCACTCCCACCCACCTGAAGATCGAGCCTGACCACGTGCTGGCCGACCTGCTGCGCGCCATGCACCTGATCGTGCGCGAGGGCCATGAGGCGTTCGAGCCCGAGGGCGGGGCCTACAGCTCCCACGGGGGCCATCGGCACGCGCAGGAGCCGGACGCGGGGCACGGCCCCGGGCCTGCGGGCCATGGCCACGCGCACGACCATGGCCACGGCGGCCACCCCCACTCCCACTGAGCAGGCGCTTCATGAATGAAGGCACGGGCCCCGATGCCGCGAGCCTGCTGCAGCTGATCTGGCTGGCTTCGCCGGCCCTGCCGGTGGGGGGCTTCTCCTACTCGGAGGGACTGGAGGCCGCCGTGGAATGGGCCGGCGTCAGCACGGAAGCCACAGCGTCCGACTGGGTTGCCGACCAGTTGCAGCTCACCCTGGCGCGCGGCGACCTCGCCATCGTGGCCCAGGCCATTGAAGCCTGGCGAGCGAATGACCTCACACGCATCCGCGGCCTCAACGGCTGGGTGCTACAGACGCGCGAATCGGCCGAGTTCCGCCTTCAGGCCGAGCAGATGGGCCGCTCCTTCGTCGAATGGCTGCGGCTGCACCACGCCGACGCCGCCGACGCCTTTTCCGGCCTACCCGCCACCTACCCCGTGGCCTTCGCCTTCGCCGCAGCGCGCACCCAGGCGCCGGCGCACGACGGCTGCCTGGCCTTCGCCTTCGGCTGGGCCGAAAACATGGTGAGCGCTGCGGTCAAGGCCGTGCCGCTGGGCCAGAGCGCGGGCCAGCGCATCCTGGCCCGGCTGGCGCGCGACATCCCCGCCGCCGTCTCCCGCGCCGCCGCCCTGGCCGACGGCGAGCGCCAGGCTTTTTCACCCATGCTCGCCGTGTTGTCGGCCCGGCATGAAACACAATACTCACGCTTGTTCAGAAGCTGAAAGGCCCCGCCATGAACTCCGCTCCGCACCCTGCCGCCCGCCGCACCAAGAAACTGCCGCCGCTGCGCGTGGGCATCGGCGGCCCCGTCGGTTCGGGCAAGACCACGCTGCTCGAGATGCTGTGCAAGGCCATGCGCGACAAGTACGACCTGGTGGCCATCACCAACGACATCTACACCAAGGAAGACCAGCGCCTGCTGACCGTGAGCGGCGCGCTGCCGGCCGAACGCATCATGGGCGTGGAAACCGGTGGCTGCCCGCACACCGCGATCCGCGAGGACGCTTCGATCAATCTCGAGGCCATCGACCGCATGCTGGCGGATTTTCCCGATGCCGACGTGGTGTTCGTCGAAAGCGGCGGCGACAACCTTGCTGCCACCTTCAGCCCGGAGCTGAGCGACCTCACCATCTACGTGATCGACGTGGCGGCCGGCGAGAAGATTCCGCGCAAGGGCGGCCCCGGCATCACCAAGAGCGACCTGTTCGTGATCAACAAGACCGATCTCGCGCCCTACGTCGGCGCCGACCTCTCGGTGATGGAGGCCGACACGCAGCGCATGCGGCAGTCGCCCAAAGGCATCAAGCCCTATGTGATGACCAACCTCAAGACCCGCGCCGGGCTGAGCGAGGTGGTGTCGTTCATCGAAACGCGGGGTATGCTGCAGGCCGCCTGAGCCGCCACACGAAAGACCGCCACCATGCAACGCTTCACCATCTCGCTGGACGACGCGCTGGCACAGCAGTTCGACGAGCTGATCGCCGCCAAGGGCTACGAAAACCGCTCCGAGGCCGTGCGCGACCTGATCCGCACCCAACTGGGCGATGCCACGCTGGCCGCGCGGACCGCCAAGTGGGCCGTGGCCTGCGTGAGCTACGTCTATGACCACCACGAGCACACCGTGGCCGACCGCGTGATGAGCCTGCAGCATGACCACCACGACCTCGTCATCACCAGCCTGCACACCCACCTGGACCACGATCATTGCCTGGAGAACGTGGTGCTGCGCGGCCCCACGGCTGCCGTCCAGGCGCTCGCAGAGCAACTGGTGGCCCTGCGCGGCGTGCGCCACGGCAACATCCACCTGGTGCCGCTGGGGGAAGATGCCCATGGCCACCGCCATCCGCGCTCGCACGACCCGGCCACGACGACCCGCCACACCCATCTGAAGCCGCTGAGTTGAGCAACGTGAGGCTCTGAAAGCGGCGCCGCTTCCGCCGCGCCCGTGAACCCTGCAACAATCGCAGGATGAAATCCAAAGTGCAGTTTCGCCTGCGCATCTACCGGGAGGACCACATTGCCGTCGGTCCAGGCAAGATCGCGCTGCTCGAGGCCATCGCCGAAACCGGTTCGATTTCCGCCGCCGCCAAGCAGCTCGGGATGTCGTACCGGCGAGCCTGGGTACTGGTGGACGAGATGAACCGCGCGCTCAGTGCTCCGGCGGTGCAGACCGCCACCGGCGGCATGCATGGCGGCGGCACGGCCCTGACTTCCGTGGGCCAGGACCTCGTCAAGCGCTACCGCGCCATCGAAAGCACGGCACGTGTAGCCGCCGCGGCCGACATCGCCGCCCTCACCCGGCTGCTGGCGCCATGATGCGCATCGCCTGCGGGCACGGCGCCGGCTGACCAGGATCAGCCCGGCCGCATGAAGCGGCCGGCTTACCGCCGCAGGACGTCGCCCGAAGCCGTCTCCTGTTCGATGCGCCACTCCTGGACTTCGGTCACACGGCGCCACTCCGTCCGGCTCGGAAACCGAGCACACCGTGGCGTCATGTTCGAGATCGCGCGTTCCATGTCTTCTGGAGCTTCTGTCGGCAAGCTGTGGGCCCTCACGCTATGTTCAACAATATACAAAGAGCATCCAGCGCCATGAGCGTCCCTGAAAGCACACGCGCCTCCCTCAAGGACCGCTCTTCGGATTCCGGATGAGCTCCATTCGAGCCGGCAGATGCTATGCAACAATATCGTAATATCCAATAAGACATTACGATACCGACATGGCTTCGATGGACTGGTTCCCGCTGATTCTTTCGCTGAAAGTCGCGGCCGTCGCCACCGTGCTGGCCCTGATTGCGGGGGTGACGCTCGGCTGGGTGTTCGCGCGCACACGGTTTCCCGGCAGCAGCGTGCTGGAATCGGTCTTCATGCTGCCGCTGGTCCTGCCGCCCACCGTGCTGGGCTACGGCATCCTGGTCGCGGCCGGACGCCGCAGCCCCCTGGGCGCCTGGCTGCGCGAGCACCTGAACTACACCATCATCTTCAGCTGGCATGGCGCGGTGGTCGCTTCGGCGGTCGTGGCCCTGCCCCTGGTGCTGAAATCGGCCAGCGCGGCCTTCGCGGGGGTTGACCGTTCGTTGGAAGCGGCGGCCAGCACCCTGCGCCAATCGCCGCTGTCCGTGTTCCTGCGCGTGACCCTGCCGCTGGCCTGGCCCGGCATTCTGGCCGGCACGCTGCTGGCCTATGCGCGCGCCATGGGAGAGTTCGGCGCCTCGCTGATGGTGGCCGGCTCCATCCCGGGACAGACGCAGACCCTGTCCATGGCCATCTACGACGCCGTCCAGGCCGGGCAGGACGACCGGGCATTGCTGCTGGTCGTGGTGACCTCTGTCCTGTCCATCATCGTGCTGGTTCTGTCGAACCGGTTTTTCTCACTTCGCTGAACCCAAGGAGCCCCGCAATGCGTCGATCCCGCCTTTTGTCCCTCGTTCTCGCGCTGGCCCTGCCATGGGCCGCCATGGCGCAGCAGATCACCGTGTCTGCCGCCGCCAGCCTGACGGACGCGTTCAAGGAACTGGCGCCGAAGTTCGAGGCCAGCAAGCCCGGCACCACGGTTCGCTTCAATTTCGCCGCCTCGGGCGTGCTGCTGCAGCAGATCAGCCAGGGAGCTCCGGTCGATGTGTTCGCCAGCGCCGATCAGGAAACCATGAATCGCGGGGTCGACCAGAAGCTGATCGATGTCGAGACGCGCAAGGATTTCGCCACCAACAGCCTGGTTTTGATCGAGCCCGCCAAGGACGGCCCGGGCCTGAAGGCGCTGGCAGACCTGAACGGCCCCGCCGTCCGGAAGATCGCGATCGGCAAGACGGCCACCGTGCCCGTCGGCCGCTACACCAAGCAGGTGCTCGACAGCGCCAACCTGTGGGCCGCGCTGGAGCCGAAGTTCGTGCAGGCCGACAGCGTGCGCCAGGTGCTCGACTACGTCAGCCGGGGCGAAGCCGAAGCCGGCTTCGTCTACCGCACCGATGCCGCCATCATGAGCGACAAGGTGAAGGTGGTGCTGGCGCCGTCCGGCCATACCCCGGTGTCCTACCCGGTGGCGGTGGTGAACGACAGCCGGCAGAAGGCGCTGGCCCGGGATTTCGTTGCCTTCCTCTCCACCGATGCAGCGCAGCAGGTCCTGACGCGCTATGGCTTCGGCAAGCCATGATCGATGTCGATGTGCGGCTCAGCGTCGCGGATCGCAACCGGCGTTTCGACCTCGCCGTGCGATTCGCCACGGATGCTCCGTTTGCCGCACTCTATGGTCCCTCGGGCTCGGGCAAGACACTGACGCTGCAGGCCATCGCCGGGCTGCAGCGTCCCGACGAGGGGCATATCCGGCTTGACGGACGCACGCTGTACGACTCCGCCGCCGGCATCCATGTGCCGCCGCCGCAGCGGCGCATCGGCTACCTGTTCCAGAGCTACGCGCTGTTCCCTCACCTGTCGGTGCGCGAGAACATCTCATTCGGGCTGACGTCCTGGCACAGGCGGCGGCCATCGGCCCCGGAACGCGACCATGTCCAGGCGCTGCTCGACAGCTTCGGCCTCGCCAGCATGGCCGACAGCCGCCCCCACACGCTTTCGGGGGGCCAGCAGCAGCGCGTCGCGCTGGCCCGCGCCCTGGCATGCCAGCCGCAGGTGCTGCTGCTGGATGAGCCCTTTGCCTCCCTCAACCCGATGCTGCGCCAGGCCTTGCGCCAGGATCTGGCCCGGGTGCGCAGCACATGGGGCATCCCGGCCTTGATGATCACCCACGACGTCGATGACGTGCTGGAACTGGCCGACGTGGCCTTCGTGTACCGGCAGGGACAGGTTGTGCAGGAAATCAACCTGCATGACGCCTCGAGCCGCGACTATGCGCGCCAGGAATGGGCCAGCCCGCCACCGCGCGAGCAGTCGCCGCTCAGGCAGAAACTGCATCGGATGCTGCTGGGAGCCGGCGGCGCGCGGGAGGCCTGAGGGCCGGGCCTTGCGCGGCCAGCAGCTTGCCATCGTCACACTTGATGGGCGAGCAGTTCATCCACCGGGATCGCCTGCGTCAGTCGGCAAACACCCCTGCCAGCCCCGTGGACCGGCCTGATCCGCCAGGGTGACTTTACACTCCCCCCAAATCTACAAAAAACTCAAAACCTCGGGAATTTGAATGCCGCAGCGACGGATTCCCCAGCCTGCTTCGTTCAAGCCAGGTAGGAACAGGCATGGGGCTTGGCCGGTCGCTCCCGAAAGAACATCTCATGCATGTCATGGTGACCATTGATCGACAGTGATCCCGATGCGGAACTGCTGGCGCGCGTGGGCCGAAGCGAGCCGCAAGCCGTGCAGGAAATGGTTGCGCGCAAGCTGCCGCGCATGCTGTCGCTCGCCATGCGCCTGCTGGGGCGGCGGAGCGAGGCGGAAGAGGTGGCGCAGGAGGCTTTCGTGCGTATCTGGAAGCATGCCGCACAGTGGCAATCCGGGCAGGCCCGGTTCGACACCTGGCTGCATCGTGTGGTGCTCAACCTCTGCTACGACCGCCTGCGCGGGCGGCGCGATGAAGAGCCCTATGAAGACGAACTGCACGAAGCGGCCGATCCGGCGGCCGCGCCGGACGAAGCACTCCAGGCCGTGCAGCGCAGCGCGCGCATGGCCGCCGCGCTGGCTGCCTTGCCTGCACGCCAGCGCGAGGCGCTGGTGCTGCAGTACTACCAGGAGCTGTCCAACGCCGAGGCAGCGGGGCTGATGGGCATCAGCGTCGAAGCGCTGGAGAGCTTGCTGTCGCGCGCGCGCCGCGCCCTGCGTGCGCAGCTCATGAGTGATTGAAAGGAGAGGTCATGACACCCGAACAATTCAATGCGCTGCTGGATGCCTATGGCACCGACTTTCGGCGTTGGCCCGAGGCCGAACGTGCCCCCGCGCGCGCCTTCGCGCTGCAGGACCGGCCCGAATGGCGCGAGCCACTGGCCGAAGCCGCGCTGCTCGACGACTGGCTCGACCAGTACACGGTGGCCGCGCCGGATGAGCAGCTCATGCGGCGTGTCGTGGCCTCCGCCACGGCGGCGGCAAGGCCTGGCCTGGCTGCGCCGAAAAAACCGTGGCGACAGTTGCGCTGGTGGTGGCCCGGCGCCGGGCTGGCAGGCATCGGGCTGGCGGGCACGCTGGCAGGGGTGTTTGCGGTGTCGATCGCCCTGCGCAGCGCTGCGCCCCCCACGCCGCTGGATTTACCGGAGCGCAGCACGGCTTTCAGCCAGATGTCCCCGGACTGGAGTGGCGAATGAACGAGCCTGCCCTCAAGCGCGGACTGGTGGTTTCACTGGTGGTCAATCTCTTTCTGGTGTGCAGCATCGCGGGCGGAGCCTGGCGCTGGTGGGCGTCTGAACGGGCGGCGACGGCCGCCGCCATGGCGGCGCAGCCGCGCGGGCTGCGTTTTGCGGCGGACGAATTGAGCGCCGATCAGCGCCGGGCGTTTCGCGTCGGCCTGCGCGATGCGCGACGCGATGCGGCCCCGTCCCTGCAGGCTGCTCGCGACGGGCGGCAAGAGGTTCTTCGCCTGCTGGGGGCGCCAGAGCTCGATCGCGCCGCCGTGGCGGATGCCCTGGCGCGC
This Variovorax terrae DNA region includes the following protein-coding sequences:
- a CDS encoding urease subunit gamma; translated protein: MELTPREKDKLLIFTAALLAERRRARGLQLNYPEAVALISAAVMEGARDGKSVAQLMSEGRSVLTRADVMDGVAEMIPDIQVEATFPDGTKLVTVHQPIV
- a CDS encoding HupE/UreJ family protein, with translation MRTSRSALFALMASVGALPLAALAHTGVDSGAHHGALAGLLHPLTGADHLAAMVAVGLWSALAARRAWPDLLWAPLGFAAMLLGGAALGLAGVDVPAVEPMIAASLLVIGLLVVTRLRVPALAAAAIVGVFAVFHGVAHGQELTGNAQALPTLAGMLCATVLLHATGIAAGWVLRHAHAWLPRAAGAAVALLGLSLLAQRI
- a CDS encoding urease subunit beta, giving the protein MIPGELLTDGADHVLNPGRRTLTLVVKNTADRPIQVGSHYHFAETNGALDFDRSAARGMRLNITSGTAVRFEPGQQRTVELVDYAGARRVHGFRGLIQGAL
- the ureC gene encoding urease subunit alpha produces the protein MATIGRRAYAEIFGPTVGDRVRLADTELIIEVEKDYTLAAGGYGEEVKFGGGKTIRDGMAQSQHTRAEGAMDCVLTNALILDHWGIVKADIGIKDGRIAAIGKAGNPDTQPGVDIVIGPGTEIISCEGNIVTAGGVDSHVHFISPQQIEEALCSGVTTMLGGGTGPATGTLATTCTPGPWNIERMLQAADAFPMNLGFLGKGNASLPAALHEQISAGVIGLKLHEDWGTTPAAISNCLDVADETDTQVAIHSDTLNESGFVENTIAATRGRGLCAFHTEGAGGGHAPDILRVVGEANFLPSSTNPTMPYTVNTLDEHVDMLMVCHHLNPAIAEDLAFAESRIRKETIAAEDILQDLGAISMMSSDSQAMGRVGEVILRTWQTAHKMKLQRGTLPEDSARNDNFRARRYVAKYTINPAIAHGISHEVGSIELGKWADLVIFKPAFFGIKPALILKGGFIAYAAMGDPNASIPTPQPVHYRPMFGAFGGAIAKTSLTFVSQAGLAAGVKERYGLAKTLSTVKNVRQVRKQHMIHNGYTPRMEIDPQTYSVRADGQLLSCEPATVLPMAQRYFLF
- the ureE gene encoding urease accessory protein UreE, whose protein sequence is MLVKRASTVELDWDVRQKSRFDATDSQGRQLGVFLPRGTAVRGGDVLVAEDGSLIKVLAAPQPVLVITHCGEHGTPFDLARAAYHLGNRHVPLELTPTHLKIEPDHVLADLLRAMHLIVREGHEAFEPEGGAYSSHGGHRHAQEPDAGHGPGPAGHGHAHDHGHGGHPHSH
- a CDS encoding urease accessory protein UreF, with the protein product MNEGTGPDAASLLQLIWLASPALPVGGFSYSEGLEAAVEWAGVSTEATASDWVADQLQLTLARGDLAIVAQAIEAWRANDLTRIRGLNGWVLQTRESAEFRLQAEQMGRSFVEWLRLHHADAADAFSGLPATYPVAFAFAAARTQAPAHDGCLAFAFGWAENMVSAAVKAVPLGQSAGQRILARLARDIPAAVSRAAALADGERQAFSPMLAVLSARHETQYSRLFRS
- the ureG gene encoding urease accessory protein UreG, whose product is MNSAPHPAARRTKKLPPLRVGIGGPVGSGKTTLLEMLCKAMRDKYDLVAITNDIYTKEDQRLLTVSGALPAERIMGVETGGCPHTAIREDASINLEAIDRMLADFPDADVVFVESGGDNLAATFSPELSDLTIYVIDVAAGEKIPRKGGPGITKSDLFVINKTDLAPYVGADLSVMEADTQRMRQSPKGIKPYVMTNLKTRAGLSEVVSFIETRGMLQAA
- the nikR gene encoding nickel-responsive transcriptional regulator NikR — protein: MQRFTISLDDALAQQFDELIAAKGYENRSEAVRDLIRTQLGDATLAARTAKWAVACVSYVYDHHEHTVADRVMSLQHDHHDLVITSLHTHLDHDHCLENVVLRGPTAAVQALAEQLVALRGVRHGNIHLVPLGEDAHGHRHPRSHDPATTTRHTHLKPLS
- a CDS encoding winged helix-turn-helix domain-containing protein, with protein sequence MKSKVQFRLRIYREDHIAVGPGKIALLEAIAETGSISAAAKQLGMSYRRAWVLVDEMNRALSAPAVQTATGGMHGGGTALTSVGQDLVKRYRAIESTARVAAAADIAALTRLLAP
- the modB gene encoding molybdate ABC transporter permease subunit translates to MASMDWFPLILSLKVAAVATVLALIAGVTLGWVFARTRFPGSSVLESVFMLPLVLPPTVLGYGILVAAGRRSPLGAWLREHLNYTIIFSWHGAVVASAVVALPLVLKSASAAFAGVDRSLEAAASTLRQSPLSVFLRVTLPLAWPGILAGTLLAYARAMGEFGASLMVAGSIPGQTQTLSMAIYDAVQAGQDDRALLLVVVTSVLSIIVLVLSNRFFSLR
- the modA gene encoding molybdate ABC transporter substrate-binding protein is translated as MRRSRLLSLVLALALPWAAMAQQITVSAAASLTDAFKELAPKFEASKPGTTVRFNFAASGVLLQQISQGAPVDVFASADQETMNRGVDQKLIDVETRKDFATNSLVLIEPAKDGPGLKALADLNGPAVRKIAIGKTATVPVGRYTKQVLDSANLWAALEPKFVQADSVRQVLDYVSRGEAEAGFVYRTDAAIMSDKVKVVLAPSGHTPVSYPVAVVNDSRQKALARDFVAFLSTDAAQQVLTRYGFGKP
- a CDS encoding ABC transporter ATP-binding protein; translation: MIDVDVRLSVADRNRRFDLAVRFATDAPFAALYGPSGSGKTLTLQAIAGLQRPDEGHIRLDGRTLYDSAAGIHVPPPQRRIGYLFQSYALFPHLSVRENISFGLTSWHRRRPSAPERDHVQALLDSFGLASMADSRPHTLSGGQQQRVALARALACQPQVLLLDEPFASLNPMLRQALRQDLARVRSTWGIPALMITHDVDDVLELADVAFVYRQGQVVQEINLHDASSRDYARQEWASPPPREQSPLRQKLHRMLLGAGGAREA
- a CDS encoding RNA polymerase sigma factor; translated protein: MIDSDPDAELLARVGRSEPQAVQEMVARKLPRMLSLAMRLLGRRSEAEEVAQEAFVRIWKHAAQWQSGQARFDTWLHRVVLNLCYDRLRGRRDEEPYEDELHEAADPAAAPDEALQAVQRSARMAAALAALPARQREALVLQYYQELSNAEAAGLMGISVEALESLLSRARRALRAQLMSD
- a CDS encoding periplasmic heavy metal sensor encodes the protein MNEPALKRGLVVSLVVNLFLVCSIAGGAWRWWASERAATAAAMAAQPRGLRFAADELSADQRRAFRVGLRDARRDAAPSLQAARDGRQEVLRLLGAPELDRAAVADALARTREADKALRARVETSVVDFAATLSPEDRQKLVSGLTRRSTLGLLPPAQPKP